One genomic window of Vulpes vulpes isolate BD-2025 chromosome 11, VulVul3, whole genome shotgun sequence includes the following:
- the BDNF gene encoding neurotrophic factor BDNF precursor form isoform X1 yields MFHQVRRVMTILFLTMVISYFGCMKAAPMKEASVRGQGSLAYPGVRTHGTLESVSGPKAGSRGLTSLADTFEHVIEELLDEDQKVRPNEENNKDADLYTSRVMLSSQVPLEPPLLFLLEEYKNYLDAANMSMRVRRHSDPARRGELSVCDSISEWVTAADKKTAVDMSGGTVTVLEKVPVSKGQLKQYFYETKCNPMGYTKEGCRGIDKRHWNSQCRTTQSYVRALTMDSKKRIGWRFIRIDTSCVCTLTIKRGR; encoded by the coding sequence TTCCACCAGGTGAGAAGAGTGATGACCATCCTTTTCCTTACTATGGTTATTTCATACTTCGGTTGCATGAAGGCTGCCCCCATGAAAGAAGCGAGCGTCCGAGGACAAGGCAGCTTGGCCTACCCAGGTGTGCGGACCCATGGGACTCTGGAGAGCGTGAGTGGGCCCAAGGCGGGTTCCAGAGGCCTGACGTCGTTGGCCGACACTTTTGAACACGTGATAGAAGAGCTGTTGGACGAGGACCAGAAGGTTCGGCCCAATGAAGAGAACAATAAGGACGCGGACTTGTATACCTCCCGGGTGATGCTCAGCAGTCAAGTGCCTTTGGagcctcctcttctctttctgcttgagGAATACAAAAATTACCTGGATGCTGCAAACATGTCGATGAGGGTCCGGCGCCACTCCGACCCCGCCCGCCGCGGGGAGCTGAGCGTGTGCGACAGCATTAGCGAGTGGGTGACAGCGGCAGACAAAAAGACTGCAGTGGACATGTCGGGCGGGACGGTCACCGTCCTCGAAAAGGTCCCTGTGTCGAAAGGCCAACTGAAGCAGTACTTCTACGAGACCAAGTGCAATCCCATGGGTTACACGAAGGAGGGCTGCAGGGGCATAGACAAAAGGCATTGGAACTCCCAGTGCCGAACTACCCAGTCGTACGTGCGGGCCCTTACCATGGATAGCAAAAAGAGAATTGGCTGGCGGTTCATAAGGATAGACACTTCCTGTGTGTGTACACTGACCATTAAGAGGGGAAGATAG
- the BDNF gene encoding neurotrophic factor BDNF precursor form isoform X2: MTILFLTMVISYFGCMKAAPMKEASVRGQGSLAYPGVRTHGTLESVSGPKAGSRGLTSLADTFEHVIEELLDEDQKVRPNEENNKDADLYTSRVMLSSQVPLEPPLLFLLEEYKNYLDAANMSMRVRRHSDPARRGELSVCDSISEWVTAADKKTAVDMSGGTVTVLEKVPVSKGQLKQYFYETKCNPMGYTKEGCRGIDKRHWNSQCRTTQSYVRALTMDSKKRIGWRFIRIDTSCVCTLTIKRGR, from the coding sequence ATGACCATCCTTTTCCTTACTATGGTTATTTCATACTTCGGTTGCATGAAGGCTGCCCCCATGAAAGAAGCGAGCGTCCGAGGACAAGGCAGCTTGGCCTACCCAGGTGTGCGGACCCATGGGACTCTGGAGAGCGTGAGTGGGCCCAAGGCGGGTTCCAGAGGCCTGACGTCGTTGGCCGACACTTTTGAACACGTGATAGAAGAGCTGTTGGACGAGGACCAGAAGGTTCGGCCCAATGAAGAGAACAATAAGGACGCGGACTTGTATACCTCCCGGGTGATGCTCAGCAGTCAAGTGCCTTTGGagcctcctcttctctttctgcttgagGAATACAAAAATTACCTGGATGCTGCAAACATGTCGATGAGGGTCCGGCGCCACTCCGACCCCGCCCGCCGCGGGGAGCTGAGCGTGTGCGACAGCATTAGCGAGTGGGTGACAGCGGCAGACAAAAAGACTGCAGTGGACATGTCGGGCGGGACGGTCACCGTCCTCGAAAAGGTCCCTGTGTCGAAAGGCCAACTGAAGCAGTACTTCTACGAGACCAAGTGCAATCCCATGGGTTACACGAAGGAGGGCTGCAGGGGCATAGACAAAAGGCATTGGAACTCCCAGTGCCGAACTACCCAGTCGTACGTGCGGGCCCTTACCATGGATAGCAAAAAGAGAATTGGCTGGCGGTTCATAAGGATAGACACTTCCTGTGTGTGTACACTGACCATTAAGAGGGGAAGATAG